The following is a genomic window from Streptomyces sp. BHT-5-2.
TTCCCCCTGGCAGTTTCCCTTGGCATGAGCCCTCGATCCCCCTGGCCCGAGCCCTCGAAAACCGAGTCTAGGGCGCGGGTCCGACAGTGCGGGTCGAGGGGACGGCAAGACCCGGTCACCGGTCGACGTACTTCCGCAGGACGGCCTGGTAGTCGGCCAATTCCGGCTCGGTGTGGAGCTCGCCGGTCCCCCTCTTGAGGCAGACCAGGCCCAGGCAGTCGGGCTTCCCGCTGCCGAGCAGCTGCTCGCTGCCGACCTTCCTGCCCGCCCTGGCCTCGCGCAGGAACAGCGTCTGCCGTCTGCGCCGTTCCGGCCGCGGGGCCTCCACGGGCGCCCCACCGGACCGGCGCCTGGTCACACGAGGTATCCGAGGTAGCGGACCGGGGCGGCCGCCACCACGGCGAACAGGGCACCCACCAGCGGGTTTCCGCCGTTGAAGGCGATCATCGAAAAGACCACCGCGATGCCGATGAACACGACCGTCAGCCTGGCCATGAACCACGCCTTGTCCCGGGAACGACGACGAGCCCGACTCAGCAGCGGCGGGCGACCCCACCTTCCCGTTCCTGCGTCAAGGGCGTGATAGTTGCCCCTTGCCCTCGCCACGTCGGAAGGCCGGGTTCCGCCGTCCGCCAGCTCCGAAATGGCGCCCCGGACGACGTGGCCGGCGCCCAGGCCGAAAAGCACCGAAGCAGCACCACAGCACCGCCGCCATCAAGCGGATGCGATCACTGACTTGCGGGGGATTTTGGCGATTTGATTGTCCGTCAAGTCCCGCTGCATTTTGCACAACTCTTCCCTTCTGTTCACGCAACTTGACTTCAACAACCATCGGGGCTGTGCCTTACTGAGGGATGCGCTACGCGCGTTGCACGATTCCCCCCACTACGTCAGGAGAGTCCCGGTGAGCCCTACCCGCCGCCTCATACCCGCTCTGACCGCAAGCGCCTTGGTCGCGGTGGGCGCGCTGATGCCCGCCACCGCCTCCGCGCACACCGCAAGCCCCTTCTCCCTGGTGATCCTGCCCGATCAGAAGGAGGGCGCCATCTACGACTTCGTCAACTCGGCGAAGAAATCGGTGGACGTGACCATCTACGAGTTGCGCGACACCACACTCGTCAATGATCTGGTCAAGAAACAAAAGGCGGGCGTGAAGGTCCGGGTGGTCTTCGACGCCCAGCACGAGTCCATCGACGGCGCCGCCTACAAGGCGCTCTCCAAGGCCGGCGCCGGGGTGACGTACTCGTCCTCGGCGTTCACCTACACCCACCAGAAGACGATCACCGTCGACGGCGCCAAGTCGTACGTGAGCACCGGAAACTTCGACACGAAGTACTACGCGACCTCGCGTGACTACGGCGTCTTCGACTCCGACAAGGCCGATGTCGCGGCGATCGAGAAGGTCTTCGCAGCGGACTTCGCGAAGACCTCGATCACCCCGTCCGACGGCACCGACCTGGTATGGTCGCCCACCGACTCGCAAAGCCACCTGCTGAGCCTGATCAAGGGGGCAAAGCACTCCCTCGATATTCAGCAGGAGGAGTTCGGCGACACCACTTTGGTGAATGCCATCGTCGCGGCCGCGAAACGCGGCGTCGCCGTACGTGTCGTCGCGGAGAACCAGTCGTCCAAGTACAGCAAGCAGCTGGGGAAAGTCACGGCTGCGGGCGGCAAGGTAGCCACCTACACGAGCTCCACGGGCTACTACATCCACGCCAAAGCGATCGTCGCCGACCGTGGAACGTCCTCCGCCAAGGTGTTCGCCGGATCCGAGAACTTCTCCAGCAACTCCCTCAACCACAACCGCGAACTCGGCCTGATTGTGAGCGACTCCGCAATCGTCAACGGCATCGAGAAGGCGTTCAGCGCGGACTTCCGGAAGGGTTCCGGAACCGCCCGACAGTAGCCTTACCGCAGCGGGGTGGTGCGGTCGTTTCGGCGGACATTTCGGCGGACATTCCGCGTACGACGGCCTCCGGCACGCCGTACGTCGCGGATGTCCGCACGACCGGCCGCACCACCCCGCGGGCACCGCCCGGGGTGAGAGACCACGAGAACGGCCGCGCCCGAGGGCCGCGGCGAGAATCCGGTGAGAACGGGCCGCGGCAGGGGGATGCCGCCGCCCGGCGCCGGGCGCCACCGCACCGGCGTACCCAGCGGCCCAGGGAAAGCCTTTGCCGTAGCCAGGTATCTCTTTGACGAACGGTTCACTACTTTGCAAGAGAGCCACCACTCACCGGGGTGGCGTCATTGAGTGCACGTGCGCAACTCATCACCGGTAATTCGCCGCACTTCTGACGGTACGTCACACCATCTCGCCCTCGCGCAGCAGTACCCGCTCGACATGTCATGCCCTCGACATGTCTCGCCGTGCTGCGCGCCGGACGCGAGCGACGTGGGCGTTTCCGGAACGGGAGTGCCGGCTGCCGGACTCTTCCCCCACGGAGGTCATTCCCTTGCGTTCCCCACGAAAGGGCAGATCCGATCGCACCCGAGGACTGGCGCGGCGCGCGGTCCCGACCCTGCTGTCGGCGGCAACCCTCGTCATCGGCGGCATGATCGCCGCCAGCCCGTCCACCGCCGCACCCACGGCGCTCGCTCGTCACACCTCCCCCACCGCGTCCGCAGCGACGTCGGCGGCCCGCTCCCACTCCCACATCCACACCCGCCGGTTGTGTGCACATCCGTCGACGCCCGGCGAGATGGCCTGCAACGCGGTGGCGCGGACGGACCTCAAGCAGCAGCTGTCCCTGCGGCCGCACGCCGCCCCGGGCGGGTACGGCCCCGGCGACCTGCAGAGTGCCTACAACCTGCCCCAGTCGGGCGGCTCCGGCCAGACCGTGGCGATCGTCGACGCCAACGACGACCCCAACGCCGAACAGGACCTGGCCACCTACCGCTCCCAGTACGGCCTTCCCGAGTGCAGCACCGCCAACGGGTGCTTCCAGAAGGTCGACCAGGACGGCGGCACCAACTACCCGGCGCCGGACTCCGGTTGGGCCGGTGAGATATCGCTCGACGTCGACATGGTCAGCGCCGCCTGCCCGCAGTGCCACATCCTGCTGGTGGAAGCGAACAGCGCCAACATGAACGACCTGGGCGCGGCGGTGAACCGCGCCGTCGCGATGGGCGCCAAGTTCGTCTCCAACAGCTACGGCGGCTCCGAGGACTCCAGCGACACCAACTCCGACGAGCAGTACTTCAACCACCCGGGAGTCGCGATCACCGTCAGCTCCGGTGACAGCGGCTACGGCGTCGAGTACCCGGCGGCCTCGAAGTACGTCACCGCGGTCGGCGGCACCTCGCTCCAGCAGGACAGCAGCTCCCGTGGCTGGTCGGAGACCGTCTGGGGCACCAGCGCGGGCGGCGAGGGCGCCGGCTCCGGCTGCTCCCAGTACGACGCCAAGCCGGCCTGGCAGCAGGACACCGGCTGCAGCAACCGCACCGTGGCGGACGTCGCCTCGGTCGCCGACCCCGCCACCGGCGTCGCCGTCTACGACAGCTACCAGGCCAGCGGCTGGAACGTCTACGGCGGCACCAGCGCCTCGTCCCCGTTCATCGCCGGCGTGTACGCCCTCGCGGGCGCCCCGGGTTCGTCCGACACCCCGGCCTCGTACCCGTACGCCCACGCCTCCGCGCTGAACGACGTCACCAGCGGCGCCAACGGCTCCTGCTCGCCCTCGTACCTCTGCACCGCGGGCGACGGATACGACGGCCCGACCGGCCTCGGAACGCCCAACGGAACGGCGGCCTTCACACAGTGACGCGCGGAAAGCGCACGGAGAACGTACAGAGCGCGCGCTGAGAGCGTACGGACAGACAGTCAGACACCGTCACAGTCCGGTGGCCTCCACGGCGCCGGACTGTGATCCGGTGTGGGGCGACGGGCAACAGGGGGAAGCCATGCGCAATCCTCCGCGTCGCCCTCGCGCGATTTGGGAGACCGTTCGGCGAAAGCTCTCGCCGCGGGCTCGTTTCCCCCGGCGCGCCAAGGTCACGTCAAGAGCGGCCCGGGCAGTGACTGGGACGTGGTATGTCTCAAGGACGTGACGTATGGAGAACGGAAGGAACGGGGGGCCAGGTGTTCACGGGCAAGGCACGGAGTCCGGAGTCCGCTTTCAGGTTCGAGCTGGTGCGGCGGGGCTACGACCGCGGCCAGGTCGACGCGTACGTCGAGCGGCTGTCCCAGGCCGGTCCGCCGCCGAGCGAACCGCCGGCGTTCGACCTGGTCCGGCGGGGTTACGACCGGCTCCAGGTGGATGCCTGTATCGAGGAACTGCGGGCGCGCAGGAGCGCCGGCCCGCAGCCGGGACGGTAGGCGGACGGGCCTGGTGACCGGCCGAACGACGGCTCCGCGCCGGTGTGTTGCCTTGGCGCGGAGTCGTGTCATTCGCCTCAGGCC
Proteins encoded in this region:
- a CDS encoding phosphatidylserine/phosphatidylglycerophosphate/cardiolipin synthase family protein; translated protein: MSPTRRLIPALTASALVAVGALMPATASAHTASPFSLVILPDQKEGAIYDFVNSAKKSVDVTIYELRDTTLVNDLVKKQKAGVKVRVVFDAQHESIDGAAYKALSKAGAGVTYSSSAFTYTHQKTITVDGAKSYVSTGNFDTKYYATSRDYGVFDSDKADVAAIEKVFAADFAKTSITPSDGTDLVWSPTDSQSHLLSLIKGAKHSLDIQQEEFGDTTLVNAIVAAAKRGVAVRVVAENQSSKYSKQLGKVTAAGGKVATYTSSTGYYIHAKAIVADRGTSSAKVFAGSENFSSNSLNHNRELGLIVSDSAIVNGIEKAFSADFRKGSGTARQ
- a CDS encoding S8 family serine peptidase, which gives rise to MIAASPSTAAPTALARHTSPTASAATSAARSHSHIHTRRLCAHPSTPGEMACNAVARTDLKQQLSLRPHAAPGGYGPGDLQSAYNLPQSGGSGQTVAIVDANDDPNAEQDLATYRSQYGLPECSTANGCFQKVDQDGGTNYPAPDSGWAGEISLDVDMVSAACPQCHILLVEANSANMNDLGAAVNRAVAMGAKFVSNSYGGSEDSSDTNSDEQYFNHPGVAITVSSGDSGYGVEYPAASKYVTAVGGTSLQQDSSSRGWSETVWGTSAGGEGAGSGCSQYDAKPAWQQDTGCSNRTVADVASVADPATGVAVYDSYQASGWNVYGGTSASSPFIAGVYALAGAPGSSDTPASYPYAHASALNDVTSGANGSCSPSYLCTAGDGYDGPTGLGTPNGTAAFTQ
- a CDS encoding DivIVA domain-containing protein produces the protein MFTGKARSPESAFRFELVRRGYDRGQVDAYVERLSQAGPPPSEPPAFDLVRRGYDRLQVDACIEELRARRSAGPQPGR